A single genomic interval of Vicia villosa cultivar HV-30 ecotype Madison, WI unplaced genomic scaffold, Vvil1.0 ctg.000010F_1_1, whole genome shotgun sequence harbors:
- the LOC131621674 gene encoding cytochrome P450 94A1-like, which produces MLQLEVLLLYLLPVLLLILPIILFFLTKSNKKEKQLSSSSSNNITIPKSYPLIGSYLSYKNNLHRRIQWLSDIIQISPSATFQLDGALGKRQIITGNPSTVQHILKNQFSNYQKGTSFTNTLSDFLGTGIFNTDGQNWKFQRQIASHEFNTKSIRNFVEHIVDTELTNRLIPILNSSSQINQILDFQDILQRFTFDNICKIAFGFDPEYLTPSASSSTNRTKFALAYEDAMEISCKRFRLPLPIIWKIKKYFNIGSEKRLKEAVTEVREFAKNIVREKKRELEETSLLQTEDMLSRFLSSGHSEEEFVTDMVISFILAGKDTTSAALTWFFWLLWKNPHVEEEIVKEVRKKSESLVYDEVKEMVYTHAALSESMRLYPPVPTDNKEAVKDDVLPDGRFVKKGTIVTYHVYAMGRMKSLWGDDWAEFRPERWLERDEVNGKWVFVGRDLYSYPVFQAGPRVCLGKEMAYMQMKRIVAGIVGKFKVVPEGNMDEHPGFISFLTSQMEGGFHVTIQKKVP; this is translated from the coding sequence ATGCTTCAACTTGAAGTGCTTCTTCTCTATCTCTTACCCGTTCTCTTGTTAATCCTTCCCATAATACTCTTCTTCTTAACAAAATCaaacaagaaagaaaaacaactttcttcatcttcaagcaacAACATCACAATCCCAAAATCATACCCACTTATCGGCTCTTACTTATCTTACAAAAACAACTTACACCGCCGCATCCAATGGCTCTCCGACATCATCCAAATCTCCCCCTCCGCCACCTTCCAACTCGACGGCGCCTTAGGTAAACGCCAAATCATCACCGGAAACCCATCCACAGTCCAACACATTCTCAAAAACCAATTCTCCAATTACCAAAAAGGCACATCCTTTACAAACACCCTCTCCGATTTCTTAGGAACCGGAATCTTCAACACCGACGGCCAAAACTGGAAGTTCCAAAGACAAATCGCAAGCCACGAATTCAACACCAAATCAATCCGTAACTTCGTGGAACACATAGTCGACACTGAACTCACCAACCGATTGATCCCGATCCTCAACTCATCATCCCAAATAAACCAAATCCTCGACTTCCAAGACATTCTCCAACGTTTCACTTTCGACAACATCTGCAAAATCGCGTTTGGTTTTGATCCAGAGTATCTAACTCCGTCAGCGTCAAGTTCAACTAACCGAACCAAATTCGCACTAGCATATGAAGACGCAATGGAAATAAGCTGCAAACGTTTCCGTTTACCGTTACCAATCAtatggaaaataaaaaaatacttcaATATAGGTTCGGAGAAGCGTCTCAAGGAAGCAGTAACAGAAGTAAGAGAATTCGCAAAAAATATAGTACGAGAAAAAAAACGTGAGTTAGAAGAAACATCATTGCTTCAAACAGAAGACATGTTATCGCGTTTTTTaagttctggtcattcagaagaagaGTTTGTTACTGATATGGTAATAAGTTTTATATTAGCAGGGAAAGATACAACTTCAGCTGCATTAacatggtttttctggctattaTGGAAGAATCCACATGTTGAGGAAGAGATAGTGAAGGAAGTGAGGAAAAAATCTGAGTCGTTGGTTTATGATGAAGTGAAGGAAATGGTTTATACGCATGCGGCGTTGAGTGAGAGTATGAGATTGTATCCGCCTGTGCCAACGGATAATAAGGAAGCTGTGAAAGACGATGTTTTACCGGATGGGAGGTTTGTGAAGAAAGGGACGATAGTGACTTATCATGTGTATGCGATGGGGAGGATGAAGAGTTTGTGGGGGGATGATTGGGCTGAGTTTAGGCCGGAGAGGTGGTTGGAGAGAGATGAGGTGAATGGGAAATGGGTTTTTGTGGGGAGAGATTTGTATTCTTATCCGGTTTTTCAGGCTGGGCCTAGGGTTTGTTTGGGGAAAGAAATGGCTTATATGCAAATGAAAAGGATTGTTGCTGGGATTGTTGGGAAGTTTAAGGTGGTTCCTGAGGGGAATATGGATGAACATCCTGGTTTCATTTCTTTTTTGACTTCGCAGATGGAAGGTGGGTTTCATGTCACCATTCAGAAGAAGGTTCCTTGA
- the LOC131621676 gene encoding calmodulin calcium-dependent NAD kinase-like, which translates to MDDIQTDYDANPSFTQILVISSIGLIFFIALHYHLKKIRDQKIIPRLRLSRAGHPPKLERFSHYVARQMGFKDRRIGPDLNRLASEYISKYEGFEDDIYAYFENEPDADSLYVKLVEEFERCILSYFGFHWNHCDILISQVLSSEISEPKKKLKNIVMAATRDQRFERVAKSLKVASVFNTLVEEMKAMGIAVNDDSQCTEVMAPVAHSDRSPVLLLMGGGMGAGKSTVLKDILKEPFWAGASGNAVVIEADAFKESDVIYKALRSTGHHDMIRTAELVHQSSTDAASSLLVTALNEGRDVIMDGTLSWVPFVVQTITMARNVHRRRYRMGVGYRVNKDRSVTENYWERIEDEEPEQIGGKKRKPYRIELVGVVCDAYLAVVRGIRRAIMCRRAVRVKSQLKSHKRFADAFMTYCQLVDNARLYCTNALEGPAKLIGWKDRDRTLLVDPDEIDCLKRVAKLNEDANSIYELYKQPNPACEAGSVWKDIVLSPSRLNIQQELKFSIQEIERLK; encoded by the exons aTGGATGACATACAGACAG ATTATGATGCCAACCCCAGCTTTACACAGATCTTGGTAATCTCATCTATTGGGTTGATATTTTTCATAGCATTGCATTATCACCTCAAAAAGATTAGAGATCAAAAGATCATTCCACGTTTAAGATTATCGCGCGCAGGTCACCCCCCAAAACTCGAAAGATTCTCTCATTACGTAG CTAGGCAAATGGGGTTCAAGGATAGACGAATCGGTCCTGATCTAAACAGATTGGCTTCTGAATACATAAGCAAATATGAGGGGTTTGAAGATGATATATATGCCTATTTTGAGAATGAACCAGATGCTGATTCACTTTATGTCAAGTTGGTGGAAGAGTTTGAGAGATGCATTCTTAGTTACTTTGGATTTCATTGGAATCATTGTGATATATTGATAAGTCAG GTGTTGAGCTCGGAAATTTCTGAGCCAAAAAAGAAGTTAAAGAACATAGTTATGGCCGCCACTAG GGATCAAAGGTTTGAGAGAGTTGCCAAGAGTCTGAAGGTGGCTAGTGTTTTTAATACATTAGTGGAAGAGATGAAAGCGATGGGTATTGCAGTAAATGATGACTCTCAATGTACAGAGGTAATGGCTCCTGTAGCTCACAGTGATAGGAGCCCGGTCCTCCTTCTAATGGGGGGAGGTATGGGAGCTGGCAAGAGCACAGTACTCAAGGATATTCTCAAAGA ACCTTTCTGGGCAGGAGCTTCAGGAAATGCCGTAGTCATTGAAGCGGATGCCTTCAAAGAATCAGATGTCATCTACAAGGCACTTCGCTCAACAGGCCATCATGACATGATTCGAACGGCCGAACTG GTACACCAATCATCCACAGATGCAGCATCATCCCTCTTGGTAACAGCACTAAATGAGGGTCGTGATGTAATTATGGACGGCACACTCTCCTGGGTTCCATTTGTTGTGCAGACAATAACAATGGCTAGAAATGTTCACCGCCGCCGTTATCGCATGGGAGTTGGCTACAGAGTCAACAAAGACAGAAGCGTAACTGAAAACTATTGGGAAcgaattgaagatgaagaaccTGAACAAATTGGAGGAAAAAAGAGAAAACCATATAGGATTGAGCTTGTTGGAGTAGTGTGTGATGCTTACCTTGCTGTTGTTAGAGGCATAAG GAGAGCTATCATGTGTAGAAGAGCTGTGAGAGTAAAATCGCAATTGAAATCCCACAAGAGATTTGCTGATGCATTTATGACATACTGTCAATTAGTAGACAATGCCCGTCTATACTGCACAAATGCATTGGAAGGCCCAGCCAAG TTGATAGGATGGAAAGATAGAGACAGAACCTTGCTGGTTGATCCAGATGAAATTGACTGTTTGAAGAGGGTTGCAAAGTTAAATGAAGATGCCAACTCCATATATGAACTCTACAAACAACCCAACCCAGCTTGTGAAGCCGGATCCGTATGGAAAGACATTGTATTATCTCCTTCAAGGTTGAACATCCAACAAGAGCTCAAATTTTCAATCCAAGAAATTGAGCGCTTGAAATGA
- the LOC131621677 gene encoding histone H1-like encodes MASEEPTTVAVEQPIVEEPAAADTLPPVVNEAEEPTAKPKKAPKEPKAKKAPAKPKTHPTYEEMVKEAIVALKERNGSSQYAIAKFIEEKYKQLPSSFKKILLVQLRKLVASDKLVKVKASYKLPAKSSTPKPAKKPAAAKPKAKPKAKPAAKSKAKPAAKAKPAAKAKPAAKAKPAAKAKPAAKPKPAAKAKPAAKAKPVAKAKPAAKAKPAAKPKPAAKAKPAAKAKPAAKAKPAAKPAAKAARTSTRTTPGRAAAPKPAAKKAAPVKKAPVKAAAKAKTPVKKAAAKRGGRK; translated from the exons ATGGCGTCTGAAGAGCCCACCACCGTCGCAGTCGAGCAGCCCATCGTGGAGGAGCCGGCCGCCGCTGACACTCTCCCACCAGTTGTCAATGAAGCCGAAGAGCCCACTGCTAAGCCCAAGAAGGCCCCCAAAGAGCCCAAGGCCAAGAAAGCTCCGGCCAAACCCAAAACCCACCCCACCTATGAAGAG ATGGTGAAGGAAGCGATTGTTGCTTTGAAGGAGAGGAACGGTTCGAGCCAGTACGCGATTGCGAAATTCATTGAAGAGAAGTACAAGCAGCTTCCTTCGAGCTTCAAGAAGATTTTGTTGGTTCAGCTCAGGAAGCTTGTTGCTTCTGACAAGCTCGTGAAGGTGAAAGCATCTTACAAGCTACCAGCGAAGTCCTCTACTCCAAAGCCCGCCAAGAAGCCCGCTGCTGCAAAGCCCAAAGCCAAGCCCAAGGCTAAGCCAGCTGCTAAGTCAAAGGCTAAGCCCGCCGCAAAAGCCAAGCCAGCTGCCAAAGCCAAGCCTGCCGCAAAAGCCAAGCCAGCTGCCAAAGCCAAGCCAGCTGCTAAACCCAAGCCAGCTGCCAAAGCCAAGCCCGCAGCTAAGGCTAAGCCAGTTGCCAAAGCTAAACCCGCTGCCAAGGCGAAGCCAGCTGCTAAGCCCAAACCTGCTGCTAAAGCGAAGCCGGCTGCCAAGGCTAAGCCAGCTGCTAAGGCTAAGCCGGCTGCCAAGCCTGCTGCTAAGGCTGCTAGGACTTCGACGAGGACTACACCTGGGAGAGCTGCAGCACCCAAGCCTGCCGCGAAGAAGGCCGCACCAGTGAAGAAGGCTCCGGTGAAAGCGGCGGCAAAGGCAAAGACTCCGGTGAAGAAGGCAGCGGCTAAGAGAGGAGGGAGGAAGTGA